The genomic stretch AGATCAAGCGCGCCCAGGCGGCCGGCGATCCCGACAGCGGCGAGACCTATTACCGGCACTGGCTGGCGACGCTGGAACGCCTGGTCGCCGACAAGGGCGTCGCCACCTCCGACACCTTGCATCGCTATCGCGACGCCTGGGATCACGCCGCCGACCGCACCCCGCATGGCCAGCCGATCGTGCTCGCCGCCGAGGATTTCGCGGGTTAGCTTTTCAAGTGGGTTGATGCGCTTGCAACAAGGGATGCCGTCATTCCGGGGCACGCGCAGCTCGGCTGCGCGTGCTCCGGAATCTCGCTGAAGCGCTGTGCCTTGCCGCAAGATTCCGGGTTCGCTCGGCCTGCGGCCTCGTGCCCCGGAATGACCGCGAGCTGAGAAGCGTGTCCGCGCAGCAGGACGACGTCCTCAAAGCTGACCTGTCGGGTCACTCGCTCGTCGCAAACGCGTCATAGACCAATTGCCTGAAGGCCGCGGTGATGCGGCCGCGCTCGGTCTGGGTCTGCTCCATCAAGATGTAGATCATGTCCAACTTGGGATCGACGCCGAAGTAAGTGCCGCTACCGCCATCCCATTTCAGCTCGCCGATCGAGCCCGGCGGCGGCGGTTTGGCTTCGCCCGGACCGGTGCGCACCGCAAAGCCATAGCCGAAGCCGAAACCGTCGCCGGGATAATAGAAATAGTCGCGGTCGACGCCGGAGCCAGGCCCGATATGGTCGGTGGTCATCGCCTTGAAGGCGGCCGGACTCAGATAGCGTTTGCCGTCGAGTTGCCCGCCCTTGAGGATCATCTGAGCAAAGCGCGCATAGTCGGTGATGGTCGAGACCAGCCCGCCGCCGCCGGACTGCCATTGCGGATGGGCGCGGCGCAGCGCCTCGGACTGAACCAGAATTTCATCGCTCGGCAATGGCTCCGCCATGCGCGCCCGCTCCTCGGCGCTCTCCAGCACATATTTGGTGCTGGTCATGCCCAGCGGATCGAAAATGTGCTGGCGCTCGAATTGATACAGCGTCTGGCCGGACACGATTTCGATGACGCGGCCGAGCACGTCGGTCGAATGTCCGTATCGCCACAGCGTGCCGGGTTGCCGCGCCAGCGGCAGGTGGGCGATCCGCTCGGCGAACGCCGCATTGTCGAAGGGACCGTCGAAAATATGGGCGTCCTGATAGGCCTGTTCGATCAGCTCGCCGCCGATATATTCGTAGGTGATGCCGGAGGTGTGGCGCAGCAGATCCTCGATCGTCACCGCCCGGTTAGCCGGCACCAATGCGAGCGCGGGCTTGCCGTCCGCGGACATCGGTTCGATGCCGACCTTGAGGTCGGCAAAGGCCGGGATGAATTTCGCCACCGGATCGGCCAGTGCCAATTTGCCGGAATCGATCAGCATCATCGCGGCAACGCTGGTGATCGGCTTGGTCATCGAATGCAGCGCGAAGATGGTGTCGGGCGTCATCGCGGCGCCGGTGGCGACGTCGCGGACGCCGAAGCTTTTCAGATAGACCGGCTTGCCGTGCTGCTGGATCAGCACCACCGCGCCGGGCAAGCTGCTGGCGTCGACCTCATGGCGGAAAAACCCGGTAATGCGCGCGAGCTTGTCCGGCGCCGGGACCGGATCGTCCGCCGCCCGGCCGGCAACGGCGGCGCCGATCACCAGCACGGCGGCGAATGCCGACCCGATGCGCTGCAATGTGATCAAACCGAACCAGACGGGGCGTGCCGATTTCGTCATGACACCTGTTCGGTCGGCCTGGGAGTGGGCTCGGGGCTGGGGCTGGTCGATGATGGCGGGCCGGACAATAATCGAAAGGCTAGCACGCTACCGGACCAGCCGCCATGCCGCGCGGTTTCGCCGCCTGTGGGGAATCGCACGTTTGCTCCGTTGCAAGACGGCCGGAACGGCGTCAATATCGTCGTCTTGGCCCGCATGAAGCGCCTCGACAATCACGGAACACTGCCATGATCGACACCTCCGCCGAAGAGATCCGCAAGATCGCCACGGCCCTGACCAAGACGGCGATCGAGATCGTCTCCGAGGAAGATGGCGGCGCCCGCAACCATTGCAAGATTTGCGACGCCTCGGTGCCCTGGCTGCAGACCGGCGACGAGATCAAGCACAAGCCGGACTGCCCGGTGCTGATCGCCCAGAGCGTGCTGGCCAAGCCGCGGCTGCACAGCGTCTAGCGCTGTTTTCTGGCGCGTTCCATCGCCCGAACCGAGGAACCTCGTCATTCCGGGGCGCGCGCAGCGATAGCTGCGAGCGAACCCGGAATCTTGCCGCTTGTGCCTTGTCGCGAGATTCCGGGTTCGCTCGGCCTGCGGCCTCGCGCCCCGGAATGACGTTGAGCTTGGTGCGCCCGGTCAGCTCATCATCCGACTGATGGGTTCGAGCCAGACACGGCGGCATATTCCCGCCAGCCCTTGGCGCGCAGCTGGCAGGCCGGGCACTGGCCGCAGCCATAGCCCCATTCATGGCGGGCGCCGCGTTCGCCGAGATAGCAGGTGTGGGAATGCTCACGGATCAGATCGACCAGCGCGCTGCCGCCAAGATCATGCGCCAGCTGCCAGGTCGCGGCCTTGTCGCGCCACATCAGCGGGGTATGCAGTTGGAAATTCCTGGCCATGCCGAGATTGAGCGCGTGGTTGAGCGCCCGGATAGTATCGTCGCGGCAATCCGGATAGCCGGAATAGTCGGTCTCGCACATGCCGCCGACGATGTCGGCGATGCCGCGCCGATAGGCCAGGGCCGCGGCGAAATTGAGAAAGATCAGATTGCGTCCGGGGACGAAGGTGTTGGGCAGACCGTCCGCGCCCATCGCGATCGCGACGTCACGGGTCAGCGCGCTGTCCGAAATCGCGCTGAGCGTCGGAATCGCCAGCGTATGGCTCTCGCCCAGTCTTTGCGCCCAGTCGGCGCTGATCGCGCGTAGGCCCTCGACCAGCCGGTCGCGGCAATCGAGTTCGATGGCGTGGCGCTGGCCGTAGTCGAAGCCCAGCATCTCGACCCGGGCGAAGCGCGACAGCGCCCAGGCCAGGCAGGTCGCCGAATCCTGTCCGCCGGAGAACAGCACCAGCGCGGTTTGATCCTGAATATCTTGGCTCATCCGCTGGCCATAGCACCGCTGGCGGTCGCCGCCAAATGCCGCCAGCGACGGCCAGCCATGGCGATTTTCGCTGGGCCGTGGCGGCGCCTTGCGGCATAGAAGCCGAACCGCGTCCACAGTCAGGCAGCTCATGACCCCTTCCCGCGATATCGCCCGCCTGCTCGAGATCATGGCGCAGCTGCGCACCCCCGGCACCGGCTGCCCGTGGGATCTGGAGCAGGATTTCGCGTCGATTGCGCCCTACACCATCGAGGAAGCCTTCGAGGTCGCCGAAGCGATTTCGCGCAACGACCTCGACGATCTGCGCGACGAGCTCGGCGACCTGCTGTTGCAGGTCGTGTTCCATGCCCGGATCGCGGAGGAGCGCGCGGTGTTTTCGTTCGGCGACGTGGTCGAGGCGATCTGCGCCAAGATGATCCGGCGCCACCCTCATGTGTTTGCCGATGCCGAGGGCCGGATCGCGCCGGCCCATGTCGCCGGCGTCTGGGACCGCATCAAGGCCGAGGAAAAAGCCGACCGCGCGGCGCGCCGGGCCGAGCCCGCCCCGAATCCGGCCGGCTCGGTACTGGCCGGCGTCAAGCCCGGCCAGCCGGCGCTGAGCCGGGCGATGGAGTTGCAGCGCAAGGCCGCAAATGTCGGCTTCGACTGGAACGATCCGCGCGAGGTGCTGAA from Rhodopseudomonas sp. BAL398 encodes the following:
- a CDS encoding nitrile hydratase accessory protein, whose protein sequence is MALDAHAALNAANALPELPRDDDGPVFREPWEAHAFAMALALHQRGVFSWSEWAAALAAEIKRAQAAGDPDSGETYYRHWLATLERLVADKGVATSDTLHRYRDAWDHAADRTPHGQPIVLAAEDFAG
- a CDS encoding serine hydrolase domain-containing protein translates to MTKSARPVWFGLITLQRIGSAFAAVLVIGAAVAGRAADDPVPAPDKLARITGFFRHEVDASSLPGAVVLIQQHGKPVYLKSFGVRDVATGAAMTPDTIFALHSMTKPITSVAAMMLIDSGKLALADPVAKFIPAFADLKVGIEPMSADGKPALALVPANRAVTIEDLLRHTSGITYEYIGGELIEQAYQDAHIFDGPFDNAAFAERIAHLPLARQPGTLWRYGHSTDVLGRVIEIVSGQTLYQFERQHIFDPLGMTSTKYVLESAEERARMAEPLPSDEILVQSEALRRAHPQWQSGGGGLVSTITDYARFAQMILKGGQLDGKRYLSPAAFKAMTTDHIGPGSGVDRDYFYYPGDGFGFGYGFAVRTGPGEAKPPPPGSIGELKWDGGSGTYFGVDPKLDMIYILMEQTQTERGRITAAFRQLVYDAFATSE
- a CDS encoding DUF3222 family protein, which produces MIDTSAEEIRKIATALTKTAIEIVSEEDGGARNHCKICDASVPWLQTGDEIKHKPDCPVLIAQSVLAKPRLHSV
- the queC gene encoding 7-cyano-7-deazaguanine synthase QueC, whose translation is MSQDIQDQTALVLFSGGQDSATCLAWALSRFARVEMLGFDYGQRHAIELDCRDRLVEGLRAISADWAQRLGESHTLAIPTLSAISDSALTRDVAIAMGADGLPNTFVPGRNLIFLNFAAALAYRRGIADIVGGMCETDYSGYPDCRDDTIRALNHALNLGMARNFQLHTPLMWRDKAATWQLAHDLGGSALVDLIREHSHTCYLGERGARHEWGYGCGQCPACQLRAKGWREYAAVSGSNPSVG
- the mazG gene encoding nucleoside triphosphate pyrophosphohydrolase; translated protein: MTPSRDIARLLEIMAQLRTPGTGCPWDLEQDFASIAPYTIEEAFEVAEAISRNDLDDLRDELGDLLLQVVFHARIAEERAVFSFGDVVEAICAKMIRRHPHVFADAEGRIAPAHVAGVWDRIKAEEKADRAARRAEPAPNPAGSVLAGVKPGQPALSRAMELQRKAANVGFDWNDPREVLKKIREEADEIEDALDRGDKAEIAAETGDLMFALVNLARHTGADPEMALRSTNAKFERRFGYIERQLAARGRKPEAATLAEMDALWDQAKRDEVEK